The sequence TTACAGATGGGTGTGTTGAAGCAGGATTGGAAATGAACACTGCAGGAACAGGATTGAGAAGCCTTGACTTAATGTAGGCCATGAAGTCCACTCAGACTTGGATAAGATTTGCTCTGCTCTCACATGCCCTTCATGTTAAAATGTTCTGGGGTTTTGGCACTTTCATCAGAACTGTACAAGCTAATTGCCATAGAGTCTGTTGAAGCTCTAACTACATTCATTCTACATGTGTCAATCCTCAGCAGTAGCTCCCAGTACAAAGTCTGTTAGTCGCTCCTTTTTCCAGCTAACCTTTGTGCTGGTGATCCTGCGCATGGAGCCGTAATGAAGCACAGCTACTATCATATTTCTTCACCCATTACATTTATTCTGTTTTAAAGCGGCTAGCGGAGTGCCAAAACCTGAATGTTTTGTTGACATCCATGtaccaaatgacgcactatataCTGTACTTAGCTGTATGTATCAGTTTTATGAGGTTATTTTGTCAGAGTCAGATGTCAGAGTCTCTGTTACgaaagaggattagggccaagcaataataaaaaataaataaaaccatcttgagattaaagtcgTTATAATGCGAgattaaactcgttaaattttgagaaaaaagtctaaatacaatgttaagaataaattcattaaatttcgagaataaagttgtgtttcgagaaaaaacttgttaaattttgagaaataagtctaaataaaatgtggacgaataaactctttttttttaaaaataaagtagtgTTTCAacaaaaaactcgttaaatttcaaaaaataagacaaaataaaatgtgGACAATAAACtcacaaaattttaaaaaataaagtcttGGTTTttagaaaaaacttgttaaatgtcGAAATAAAAAGTTGACTATAAACTCAAAAATTGTGAAAATAAAGTAgtgtttcaagaaaaaactcgttcaatttcgagaaataagtcaaaataaaatgtggaCGAATAAACTCaaaaattttgaaaataaagtagtgtttcaagaaaaaactcgttcaatttcgagaaataagacaaaataaaatgtcgactataaacacaacattttgaaaataaagtcGTGTTTCataaaaaacttgttaaatttctcTAATTTTACTACTAAATTCGAGAAATacgttgaaataaaatgtcggCTATAAACTCACtaaattttgaaaataaagtcgtttcaagaaaaatttttaaatttcaagaaaaaagtcaagaatAAAATGTCGAGAATAAACAAGCATTCGATCAATGTCATATTCGTTCAATATTCGTTCGATCCTAGAGGACATGACAGAGTTGGATCACTTAATCAAGCTAGGCCTATATTTTAGGCTTTCTTTCAATAACAAAGAAATACAGCTTTAGCTACCTAATAATAAGAAGCATACGAACTTGCAAGCGGCTGGAtctttttagaagaaaaaaacagtacaCTACTCACAAGAAAACTGGACTTTCTAATACCCTTAACGTGAAAAACACTTGttattaaaagatcaaattctgTACACACCTTATTAATAATCCATAGTATGTGCAGATAAGCATAATGATACTCTTCTTGCGCTTGAACAGAGTCCTCTATCAGCAATGAACACTGattgaaaattttattttgactttttctcaaaatttaacttctcaacatttttagactttttttctcgaaacaacttttttctcaaaatgtaatgattttattctcgaCATtgtatttcaacttttttctagaaatttaagTTTAATCTCGCATTATATTgtctttaatcttgagatggtttatttttttattatttgagaTGTAatttcacaattgtgagttataaagtcaaatgcAAGATACAGAATTACatcttttttatataaacttgcaattgcgaaaaAAAGTcctaattgcgagtttatatcctcCAATTCTTtgagtttatttctcagaattgtgatttttatgactcacaattgtgagtttatctcAGAAAAGTctgaataattaaatataaatatatgtcaAATATGAGATGAATGTCTGAATGAAAAATGTgaataaactcaaaattaattACTGGATATAAACTCAAAGTTGCgagggaaaaagtcagaattgcaagtatttctcagaattacaattttataacttacaattcagattttaaaactcaattgtgagagaaaagtcagaattgtgaaatatttcgcaattacctttttttaattattattatttttattattattctgtgacagaaacaagcttccataccaTCCCTCTCCACTACATAATTAAACTGCAACAGTTGAGTATTTATACTTCTATGCCATTTTGTGTAAGTGCATAAGtaggggtgaattcaggttgattgggacactttttacCATTGAGATGTCTGGGGAAAAGTGTCCCATTCAACCTGAATTTACCCCTATGCAAAATGGGAACCACCAGATTTTCCTAAAAATCTTGAAAGGATAACTGGCTCCTCATGAAAATCTTATGAATCAGTTTTTACATGTATTATCAATGTATTGACACACAGACAGGCACTGGATAAAAGAAGaccaaattaaacattaaaaacagtaaagaACCCATGCATATTAGATCACACTGTTGACACACACTtctcatacaacaaaatatcgaCCATCCCTAACTCTCCCACACAATAAGGCACGCTGTGTGAAATCCGATCTCCTCATCCGATCAATCATCAGTCAGCAGGTGATTTATTATCAGGTGAGAGTTACTCTGCAAATGAAGGTCAGAACACTTGCAGCAGTATAAACTCACATGACTGCCGCTGTTTGAACATTTAAATAGATCAGACACAGGTGAGATCGGTCAGAGTACGCTCTCGGGTGACGTCACGCCGGTGATCGATGAGCTCGCGGAACGCGGAAGTGGGAGTCAGTCAGTGCATTAAAGTTTCCCGAGGAAGAAGGTATGTGGTCTAAACCTGATTATTATAGCCTTATTATGTGAAATACTAAACGCATGAAGTAGCCAGTCTTTAGGAAATCGGCATCGGCTTGCAAATGCTAAAAGAAGGATTTATtagattattaattaataataaactgCATCATGCCATTCTCTTTTCAAAGCTTTTATGTGAACGGAGTTTGTGTTTTGGGCTTATTCTTGACTTCTGAGGTGCTGACAGTCTGTTTCAGCTCTTCTAGCACAGGTTTGGTTTAGTACAGACTCACAGCAGTATGAGGGAGAGAGAGTTGTTGTTATTTGTCCAGGGCGTTTTCCAGCTATAATGTGCTGTTGTCCCGGATGTGGAAAACATGGATTGCGCAGTTTCAAGGAAGCAAAGGACTCATGTCTGATCTTATTGAAATTAAAGATGATTACGAAGTAACATCATATTTTTGAATGTAtttaatgattagaaatgtagttgaatttaaacttattttacatAGTAGAAAATGAATGTTTTGCCTCTTCCTCTTATTATTATTTCCCCATTTGCTTTGTTGGTTTTTAAATTGGGTATGAATGTGCTGAAGTGAGATTAATCAGAATGAATCAGAATAATGGCATCtattctctgatgatgagggcggggcaacctgtcactcacatgagatccaccaatagcaaaccacaaccatccaatcaattccccacagacagaatcaagccccgccctacatttgttcttgtttgagaagtcATTTCATGCATCTCAATAGGGAAGTAAATATAGTAACTTCCATATTATGCAGTGTAAAAGTAAGCCTGTTGACTGGACATACAATCCATAGTGAAACCGAACAACAGTTCCTCATGCGCTTTGCTTTGAGGCGTACATTTCATTTGCACTTCAGGGCCACTATAGCAAAGAGCTTCACATCAAACACAGACAACACCTGAGCTGCAAACAGTTCTGTAAGTGTGATCGTCTGACAGTGGACGGACCTCATCTGCATCTTAAGCTATTTTAGGCAGCACTGAATGTAGTGTAAACAGCTAATCCGTATTTGTAGTAAATATCAGTTCAGCACATATAACCGGTTTGAGGTGAGCAGAGTGAAAGTGGTAAATgtatactctaaaaaataatgagttaaatcaacccaaattgggttgaaaatgggcaAACGTAGTGGttaggttaaatgtttgcccaacatgttgggtagttttatttaaaccaactctttttttaaaaaaaaatactatatggttggcttaaaatgaacacaaaataggttggaaattaaaaattgttactagaggcaacaataataatcaaaagatgaacatttattgataagcgatttaataaatgtgcaatTATTATTCactaaacttattaataaatgttcatttttagcCAAGCAGTACagtaaattttaaataatagatgggttaaataaaactacccagcaggttggcaaacatttaacccaatcactgtTCACTTCACATCCGTACATTAAGTATTGaagtctgtgttttttttacttgttgCAGATCAGTCGGAAGAGGCAAACATGTGGCCGAATCAAGGTGatttttggtttcattttttttactgaatACATTCATTAATTTCTCAACCCAACATTCATGTTTATGTTGCACCTCAATCAGGGTCACATTTTTGCAGTTATTTAATAGAGAACTTGTTTTATAGCCAAAATGAGTAAAAGAGGAGAGACAAAACAAGTTGACAATGCCTTGAAATGGTCCCATAATACATTCATAAtgcataataatataataaataaacattattgaAACAAGGTAATTTTGTGTTCATACAGCGATTAGCAGGGTTCCTGTGGAGGTGCCTGCTTTACATAAAACAGTTTTGTATTAAAGGCCCTTTCTGAAactcttgatgttgtttttgtgctctactagaacaagttttcctgcttgaatgttgattattctcctcatattctccattgttgcagctcctctcttcccagtctgtcagtaacgctctgtttagttcctgtctctatgaagcccctccttctgaaaagcacattgtgctctgattggtcggctggagcagtgtgctgtgattggtgtttgggaaatgtcccgccccttaccataaccgccagtttcaacacactactaactcactcaaccaggccccgcccctttattctgcgtaTGAATTATTCAAATGAGGatacttttaaataattatGATACTTTTTGTCTCTTTTTGAGCTTATTTAAAATCATCCATTATCATTGTATGAACAAACCTTCATAGGGACATTCTCCGGCTGTTTCATGGGAAATTCATCATGTATCGACTGTCAATACTCACACACCCTTTTTTTCATCTCATATGTGCCATGCTTTGATACGCAGGACCTCCGTTTCAGCCACCCAATCCTGCCTTTCCTTCACCTCCAAACCCTGCATATCCAGGAATGCCCATGCCATCATGCCCACCTGGACAGAACCCTGCCTATCCGCCTGGCATGAACCAGCCCACCACCATCCCGTACATGACCCCAAATCAACAGCCTTTCCCTCCCGGTGTGCCCGGTGTGCCTGGCCCGTATGGCCCGACCGGCCCGTATCCTGGAGCAGGGCATCCTTGCCCCGTCCCACATTTTGGAGGCCAGCCGGCAGGAATGCATGTACCTGGTCATAAGAAACACAAAAAGATGAAGAAGATGAAGAAAGGGCATAAAGCTCATAAAGCTAACAAGGAACATAAACACATGAAACATGGCAAGGTAAGAGGCTGAATGTTCAGTGAACATGAGTTACGTGACTTTTGAGTAGACGTCGGCTGCATCCGGAAACTTACGCAGTGACTTTACTTTATCAGGCAATGACTCTGCAGGCCGCATTTGCGCACAAAGGCACCTCGCGAAACTGATtttggacagacttctgagtagtgttgtcaaaagtatcgACCACGATACCAAGTCAGtgctaaaattttaaaaatgtgatgctttgattcataaacacctctgattggcctttgtgttcacgcactcatcagatatgtctgtgattggctacgatgatcaacgcttcaaaaacatgttgtaaatagatgTCAATGAcatcaatcacag comes from Chanodichthys erythropterus isolate Z2021 chromosome 6, ASM2448905v1, whole genome shotgun sequence and encodes:
- the prr13 gene encoding proline rich 13 encodes the protein MWPNQGPPFQPPNPAFPSPPNPAYPGMPMPSCPPGQNPAYPPGMNQPTTIPYMTPNQQPFPPGVPGVPGPYGPTGPYPGAGHPCPVPHFGGQPAGMHVPGHKKHKKMKKMKKGHKAHKANKEHKHMKHGKHSSSSSSSSSSSSDSD